The following proteins come from a genomic window of Corynebacterium falsenii:
- the carA gene encoding glutamine-hydrolyzing carbamoyl-phosphate synthase small subunit codes for MTRTPAALVLADGRIFRGRAFGAQGTSLGEAVFTTAMTGYQETLTDPSYHRQIVVATAPQIGNTGWNDEDAESRGDKIWVAGFVIRDLSRAVSNWRANRSLEDELKAQNIIGIQGVDTRAIVRHLRDKGSVAAGVFSGDAVTSDEEMLAKVKEQPSMAGADLSGDVSTDDVYVVDPEGDVKYTVISFDMGIKTNTPREFSKRGVRSVVVPSTTSYERVQELMKEYNAQGVFVSNGPGDPATADATVAEVRKILEADIPFFGICFGNQILGRALGMDTYKLKFGHRGTNVPVLNHLTGKIDITSQNHGFALKGTAMEEFDTPFGPARVTHTCLNDDTVEGVALTNGRAFSVQYHPEAAAGPHDANPLFDQFLELLKEEAAAEKTAGK; via the coding sequence ATGACCCGCACTCCCGCCGCCCTCGTCCTCGCAGACGGACGCATCTTCCGCGGCCGCGCCTTCGGCGCCCAGGGAACCAGCCTCGGCGAGGCCGTGTTCACCACCGCCATGACCGGCTACCAGGAGACGCTCACCGACCCCTCCTACCACCGGCAGATCGTCGTGGCCACCGCCCCGCAGATCGGCAACACCGGGTGGAACGATGAGGATGCCGAGTCCCGCGGCGACAAGATCTGGGTCGCAGGCTTCGTGATCCGCGATCTCTCCCGCGCCGTGAGCAACTGGCGCGCCAATCGCAGCCTCGAAGACGAGCTCAAGGCGCAGAATATTATCGGCATCCAGGGAGTGGATACCCGCGCAATCGTGCGTCACCTGCGCGACAAGGGCTCCGTGGCCGCCGGTGTGTTCAGCGGCGATGCTGTGACCAGCGACGAGGAGATGTTGGCCAAGGTCAAGGAGCAGCCGTCAATGGCGGGTGCGGACCTCTCCGGTGATGTGAGCACCGATGACGTGTACGTGGTCGACCCCGAGGGCGACGTGAAGTACACCGTGATCAGCTTCGACATGGGTATTAAGACCAACACCCCGCGCGAGTTCTCCAAGCGCGGCGTGCGCAGCGTAGTGGTTCCCTCCACGACGAGCTACGAGCGTGTCCAAGAGCTGATGAAGGAATACAACGCGCAGGGTGTGTTCGTCTCCAACGGTCCCGGCGACCCCGCCACCGCCGACGCCACTGTGGCCGAGGTACGCAAGATCCTCGAGGCCGACATTCCCTTCTTCGGTATCTGCTTCGGCAACCAAATCCTCGGCCGTGCGCTGGGCATGGACACCTACAAGCTGAAGTTCGGCCACCGCGGCACAAACGTGCCCGTGCTCAACCACCTCACCGGCAAGATCGACATCACCAGCCAGAACCACGGCTTCGCCCTCAAGGGCACGGCCATGGAGGAGTTCGATACCCCCTTCGGACCGGCCCGAGTGACCCACACCTGCCTCAACGATGACACCGTCGAGGGCGTGGCACTGACCAACGGTCGGGCATTTTCTGTGCAGTACCACCCCGAGGCGGCCGCTGGCCCGCACGATGCCAACCCGCTGTTCGACCAGTTCCTGGAGCTGCTCAAGGAAGAAGCAGCAGCAGAAAAGACAGCAGGCAAGTAA
- a CDS encoding dihydroorotase, which yields MTHTTATSNYPATGDLAPHPTGADNEVLLTGVLIYGEGEPTDVLIRDGVIAEIGADLSGKLSDGGETIDLNGQVLLPGLVDMHVHLREPGREDTETIATGSAAAAQGGFTAVFTMANTAPVMDNPSIAEPVWFKGQHTNLCDVHPVGSISKGLRGEELTEFGMMADSDAKVRMFSDDGKCVADPRLMRRAIEYSKGMDVLLAQHCEEPRLTETAVAHEGDTAARLGLSGWPRVAEESIVARDAIMARDYGGRLHICHASTEGTVSLLKWAKEQNIPLSAEVTPHHLLLTDERLETYDGVNRVNPPLREQRDVDALRQALIDGIIDCVATDHAPHGSEEKCCEFDKARPGMLGLETSLALIAQIFVLNGDQDWRFVARVMSERPAEIVKLPGHGRPIAVGEPANLCAVDTNAQWIARGEEMASKSRNTPYEGMDMPVKVTTTLLRGKVTCRDGQAQTSTTAGA from the coding sequence ATGACGCATACCACCGCGACTAGCAACTACCCGGCCACCGGCGATCTCGCGCCACACCCCACGGGTGCGGACAACGAGGTTTTGCTCACCGGCGTGCTCATCTACGGCGAAGGCGAGCCGACCGATGTCCTGATCCGCGACGGCGTGATCGCCGAGATCGGCGCCGACCTCAGCGGCAAGCTCAGCGATGGGGGAGAGACCATCGACCTTAACGGCCAGGTTCTGCTGCCCGGTCTGGTGGACATGCACGTTCACCTGCGCGAGCCCGGCCGTGAGGATACGGAAACCATCGCCACCGGCTCGGCGGCCGCCGCCCAGGGCGGTTTCACCGCGGTGTTCACCATGGCCAACACCGCGCCCGTCATGGATAACCCCTCCATCGCCGAGCCCGTCTGGTTCAAGGGCCAGCACACCAACCTCTGCGACGTCCACCCCGTCGGCTCGATCTCCAAGGGCCTGCGCGGCGAGGAACTCACTGAGTTCGGCATGATGGCCGACTCGGACGCCAAGGTGCGCATGTTCTCCGATGACGGTAAGTGCGTGGCCGACCCGCGCCTCATGCGCCGCGCCATTGAATACTCCAAGGGCATGGACGTGCTGCTCGCCCAGCACTGCGAAGAGCCCCGTCTGACCGAGACTGCCGTGGCCCACGAGGGCGACACTGCCGCCCGCCTGGGGCTGTCCGGCTGGCCGCGCGTCGCCGAGGAATCCATCGTGGCTCGCGATGCGATCATGGCCCGCGATTACGGTGGCCGTCTGCACATCTGCCACGCCTCCACCGAGGGAACCGTGTCCCTGCTGAAGTGGGCCAAGGAGCAGAACATCCCGCTCAGCGCCGAGGTCACCCCGCACCACCTGCTGCTCACCGACGAACGGTTGGAAACCTACGATGGCGTAAACCGCGTGAACCCACCCTTGCGCGAGCAGCGCGACGTCGATGCGCTGCGACAGGCACTCATCGACGGCATCATTGACTGCGTGGCTACCGATCACGCTCCGCACGGTTCCGAGGAGAAGTGCTGCGAATTCGACAAAGCACGCCCCGGCATGCTCGGCCTTGAGACCTCCCTGGCGCTCATCGCCCAGATCTTCGTTCTCAACGGTGATCAGGACTGGCGCTTCGTGGCCCGCGTCATGTCCGAGCGCCCCGCAGAGATCGTCAAACTTCCCGGACACGGCCGACCCATCGCCGTGGGCGAGCCCGCCAACCTGTGCGCCGTGGACACGAATGCACAGTGGATTGCCAGGGGAGAGGAGATGGCCTCCAAGTCCCGCAACACGCCGTACGAGGGTATGGACATGCCCGTGAAGGTCACCACCACCTTGTTGCGCGGCAAAGTCACCTGCCGTGATGGCCAAGCACAGACCTCCACGACGGCGGGCGCATAG
- a CDS encoding aspartate carbamoyltransferase catalytic subunit, producing the protein MKHLLSIADLSKDEIIGLMDEADRFAEALAGREMKKLPTLRGRTIFTMFYENSTRTRSSFETAGKWMSADVINISASSSSVKKGESLRDTALTLKAVGADAIVMRHPSSGAARQVANWLGDTAVINAGDGANQHPTQALLDAVTMRRKLGSIAGRKVVIIGDILHSRVARSNAQLLSTLGAEVVFVAPDTLVPFGVEKWGTTEHPVRVSSQFDAEIRDADAVMMLRVQAERMNGGFFPSHREYATRFGLSQARKDLMRDDAIIMHPGPMLRGMEINYDVADAPQAVVLNQVTAGVHVRMAVLFTLLVGTDAPASATGHQG; encoded by the coding sequence ATGAAACACCTTCTCAGCATCGCTGACCTCAGTAAAGACGAGATCATCGGCCTCATGGACGAAGCGGATCGCTTCGCGGAGGCCCTCGCGGGACGGGAAATGAAGAAGCTGCCCACCCTGCGCGGTCGCACGATCTTCACCATGTTCTACGAGAACTCGACCCGCACCCGCTCCAGCTTTGAAACCGCCGGAAAGTGGATGAGCGCGGACGTCATCAACATCTCCGCTTCCTCCTCGTCGGTGAAGAAGGGCGAATCCCTCCGCGATACCGCGCTGACCCTCAAGGCTGTTGGCGCGGACGCCATCGTCATGCGCCACCCATCCTCCGGCGCCGCCCGCCAGGTCGCCAACTGGCTGGGTGATACCGCCGTCATCAACGCCGGCGACGGCGCAAACCAGCACCCCACCCAGGCCCTCCTTGATGCCGTCACGATGCGACGCAAGCTCGGCTCCATCGCCGGGCGCAAGGTGGTCATCATCGGTGACATCCTGCACTCTCGCGTCGCCCGTTCGAACGCCCAACTGCTGTCCACCCTTGGCGCCGAGGTTGTCTTCGTCGCCCCCGACACCCTCGTACCGTTCGGGGTGGAGAAATGGGGTACCACGGAGCACCCCGTTCGGGTGTCTTCCCAGTTCGACGCTGAAATCCGCGATGCCGATGCAGTCATGATGTTGCGTGTCCAGGCCGAGCGGATGAACGGAGGCTTCTTCCCCTCCCACCGGGAGTACGCCACCAGGTTCGGCCTATCCCAGGCCCGCAAGGACCTCATGCGCGACGATGCGATCATCATGCACCCCGGTCCCATGCTGCGCGGCATGGAAATCAACTACGACGTAGCCGACGCACCCCAAGCCGTGGTGCTCAATCAGGTCACCGCCGGCGTGCATGTGCGCATGGCTGTGCTGTTCACCCTGCTGGTCGGCACGGATGCCCCGGCATCAGCCACCGGGCATCAGGGATAG
- the pyrR gene encoding bifunctional pyr operon transcriptional regulator/uracil phosphoribosyltransferase PyrR translates to MNSTDQESQTTLLDQGDVARTVARIAHQIIEKTALDGEQARRVVLLGIPSGGVPLAGRLADNIKNFSGVDVFQGSLDITLYRDDLRQTTHRALKPTKIPTEGIDDAIVILVDDVLYSGRSIRAALDALRDLGRPHSVQVAVLIDRGHRRLPIRADYVGKNIPTAAVEDVSVELAELDGEDRVVLERR, encoded by the coding sequence ATGAACTCGACAGATCAAGAGTCGCAGACCACCCTGCTGGATCAGGGGGATGTGGCCCGCACTGTCGCGCGCATCGCGCACCAGATCATTGAAAAGACGGCACTCGATGGTGAACAGGCCCGCCGGGTCGTTCTCTTGGGGATCCCATCGGGGGGTGTGCCGCTCGCCGGCCGCTTGGCCGACAACATCAAGAACTTCTCCGGCGTGGACGTGTTCCAGGGGTCCCTTGACATCACCCTGTACCGCGACGATCTGCGCCAAACCACGCACCGGGCATTGAAACCCACGAAGATCCCGACCGAGGGTATTGATGATGCCATCGTCATCCTCGTCGACGACGTTCTTTATTCCGGCCGTTCCATCCGCGCCGCTCTCGATGCGCTGCGCGATCTCGGCCGCCCCCACAGCGTTCAGGTCGCAGTTCTCATCGACCGCGGCCACCGCCGCCTGCCGATCCGCGCGGACTATGTGGGTAAGAACATCCCCACCGCAGCTGTCGAAGACGTATCCGTGGAGCTCGCCGAGCTCGACGGCGAAGACCGCGTGGTCTTGGAAAGGCGCTAA
- the efp gene encoding elongation factor P yields the protein MATTADFKNGLVLKMDNKLQQILEFQHVKPGKGPAFVRTKLKDVVSGKIVDKTFNAGVKVETATVDRRDMTYLYNDGTNFVLMDDKTYDQVELAPHLMGDGAKFLLENTQVQVSFHEGEPLFAELPVSVELKVEHTDPGLQGDRSTGGTKPATLETGAEIQVPLFIETGNVLKVDTRTGEYLSRVNN from the coding sequence GTGGCAACTACCGCAGATTTCAAGAATGGCCTCGTCCTGAAGATGGACAACAAGCTGCAGCAGATCTTGGAGTTCCAGCACGTGAAGCCCGGCAAGGGTCCCGCATTCGTGCGCACCAAGCTCAAGGATGTTGTCTCCGGCAAGATCGTGGACAAGACCTTCAACGCTGGCGTGAAGGTCGAGACCGCTACGGTGGACCGCCGCGACATGACCTACCTGTACAACGACGGCACCAACTTCGTGCTCATGGACGACAAGACCTACGACCAAGTCGAGCTCGCTCCGCACCTCATGGGTGACGGTGCCAAGTTCCTGCTAGAGAACACCCAGGTTCAGGTTTCCTTCCACGAGGGCGAGCCGCTGTTCGCTGAGCTTCCCGTGAGCGTTGAGCTCAAGGTGGAGCACACCGATCCGGGCCTGCAGGGCGATCGCTCCACCGGCGGCACCAAGCCCGCCACCCTGGAAACCGGTGCTGAGATCCAGGTGCCGCTGTTCATCGAGACCGGCAACGTGCTCAAGGTGGACACCCGCACCGGCGAGTACCTCTCCCGCGTCAACAACTAA
- a CDS encoding M24 family metallopeptidase, giving the protein MTSQSSASSSTTNSHDPADQGSASTQNRTEVFAARRRRLVEELSKSDHPALLVTDLKNIRYLTGFSGSNAALLVSTSGHHTIATDGRYDTQIRIETGEPDDLTIAVKQQVFEVMTNAAGERGFAVEPSMPVGRANALGNPEVVSGLVEELRLIKDSGEIAALAEAGELADTVWQEFIRDGGIREGITEIEAAADLEYRLRKAGADALSFDTILASGANGSKPHAGVSKDVIVPGLVTVDFGVYLDGYASDQTRTVCVGEPDDLSRSLYDIVYRSQKAGEAAVKRGASLRGVDTACREIIDEAGYGEYFVHSTGHGVGLDVHEAPRAAAGVDPADEAKEGMTLTVEPGIYLPGKTGLRIENTYVVTADGARSLNPSPTELIVV; this is encoded by the coding sequence ATGACTTCCCAATCTTCTGCATCTTCCTCGACCACCAATTCCCACGACCCTGCCGATCAGGGATCTGCGAGCACCCAGAACCGCACTGAGGTGTTCGCGGCACGGCGGCGTCGACTGGTCGAAGAACTCAGCAAGTCAGATCACCCCGCGTTGCTGGTGACGGACCTGAAGAACATCCGGTACCTCACCGGGTTCTCCGGCTCGAACGCCGCGCTGCTGGTGAGCACGTCCGGGCACCACACCATCGCCACGGACGGTCGGTACGATACTCAGATCCGCATCGAAACCGGTGAACCGGATGACCTGACCATTGCGGTCAAGCAACAGGTCTTCGAGGTGATGACGAACGCGGCGGGGGAGCGCGGCTTCGCCGTGGAGCCATCAATGCCCGTGGGGCGCGCCAACGCGCTGGGCAACCCGGAGGTAGTGTCCGGCCTGGTCGAAGAACTGCGGCTGATCAAAGACAGCGGCGAGATCGCCGCGCTGGCGGAAGCAGGGGAGCTGGCCGACACAGTGTGGCAGGAGTTCATCCGCGACGGCGGTATCCGCGAGGGGATCACGGAAATAGAGGCCGCAGCGGACCTGGAGTACCGGTTGCGCAAGGCGGGCGCCGACGCGCTGAGCTTCGACACCATCCTGGCCTCCGGTGCGAACGGCTCCAAGCCACACGCCGGCGTGTCCAAGGACGTGATCGTGCCTGGCCTGGTGACCGTGGATTTCGGTGTGTACCTGGACGGCTACGCCTCGGATCAGACGCGCACTGTGTGCGTGGGGGAGCCGGACGATCTCTCGCGCTCTCTGTACGACATCGTCTACCGCTCCCAGAAGGCCGGCGAGGCAGCGGTGAAGCGGGGGGCATCGCTGCGCGGTGTGGATACCGCGTGCCGCGAGATCATCGACGAAGCCGGCTACGGCGAATACTTCGTGCACTCCACCGGGCACGGCGTGGGCCTGGACGTCCACGAAGCACCGCGGGCCGCGGCTGGGGTTGACCCCGCAGACGAGGCGAAGGAGGGGATGACCCTCACGGTGGAGCCGGGCATCTACCTGCCTGGCAAGACCGGATTGCGTATTGAGAACACGTACGTGGTGACTGCGGATGGCGCGCGGAGCCTCAACCCGTCGCCGACGGAGCTCATCGTGGTGTAG
- the aroQ gene encoding type II 3-dehydroquinate dehydratase: MTDAPASPQHSDRPTVVVLNGPNLNRLGKRQPDVYGHTTLADVERDLRADAEKLGVAIDFFQTNHEGDMLNRIHQAADAGEAVIINPGGWTHTSVALRDALAEIADGAGYIEVHISNVHAREEFRHHSYLSAQAKGIIVGLGTYGYHAALHALVQ, encoded by the coding sequence ATGACTGACGCACCTGCCAGCCCGCAGCACTCGGATCGACCAACCGTGGTTGTCCTCAACGGTCCCAACCTCAATCGCCTCGGCAAGCGCCAGCCCGACGTGTACGGACACACAACCCTGGCCGACGTGGAACGCGACCTGCGCGCCGATGCCGAGAAGCTCGGCGTGGCAATCGACTTCTTCCAAACCAACCATGAGGGAGACATGCTCAATCGCATCCACCAGGCGGCGGACGCAGGCGAGGCCGTGATCATCAACCCCGGCGGATGGACGCACACCTCCGTGGCGCTGCGCGACGCGCTCGCGGAGATCGCAGACGGCGCAGGGTACATCGAGGTGCACATCTCCAACGTCCACGCCCGCGAGGAGTTCCGCCACCACAGCTACCTCAGCGCTCAGGCGAAGGGCATCATCGTGGGGCTGGGCACCTACGGCTATCACGCGGCCCTGCACGCATTGGTCCAATAA
- the aroB gene encoding 3-dehydroquinate synthase, translating into MTANTHTASIPVRSASPYEVFIAHGTEFAVRSILDATPRAQTYLLIFQPALRERAELVAAGLRKAGFHVSEHEIADAEDGKTIDSAAACWQSCAEAGLTRQDAIVGIGGGAATDLAGFIAATWMRGIDVVHYPTTLLAMVDAAVGGKTGINTDAGKNLVGSFHEPAAVIVDLDVLDTLPKNEIVAGSAEIVKAGFIADTEILRIYEADPAAALDPKGSLPELIERAIKVKASVVSQDLKESHLREILNYGHTYGHAVEHHENYRWRHGNAVAVGMMFEAELAKAAGLLDDAAVERHREILKSIGLPTSYDGADLDTLLVAMGRDKKNKAGVIRFVVLESVGHPTRLEGPSRELLDAAYQATATA; encoded by the coding sequence ATGACAGCTAACACGCATACCGCGAGCATCCCCGTCCGTTCCGCTTCTCCCTACGAGGTCTTTATTGCTCACGGCACCGAGTTCGCGGTGCGCTCTATTCTCGACGCCACCCCGCGCGCCCAAACCTATCTGCTGATCTTCCAGCCCGCCCTGCGCGAGCGGGCCGAGCTCGTAGCGGCAGGTCTGCGCAAGGCCGGTTTCCACGTCAGTGAGCACGAGATCGCCGACGCCGAGGACGGCAAGACCATTGACTCCGCCGCTGCCTGCTGGCAGTCGTGCGCCGAAGCCGGATTGACCCGCCAGGACGCCATCGTTGGCATCGGTGGTGGTGCGGCTACCGACCTGGCCGGATTCATCGCTGCCACGTGGATGCGTGGCATCGACGTGGTGCACTACCCAACCACGTTGCTGGCGATGGTGGACGCCGCGGTCGGTGGCAAGACCGGTATCAATACGGACGCGGGTAAGAACCTCGTCGGCAGCTTCCACGAGCCCGCGGCGGTCATCGTAGACCTTGACGTGCTCGACACGCTGCCGAAGAACGAAATCGTGGCGGGCTCAGCGGAGATCGTCAAAGCCGGATTTATCGCCGACACCGAGATCCTGCGCATCTACGAAGCTGATCCGGCTGCAGCTCTGGATCCGAAGGGGTCGCTGCCGGAGCTCATCGAGCGCGCGATCAAGGTCAAGGCGTCCGTGGTCTCCCAGGACCTCAAGGAGTCCCACCTGCGTGAGATCCTCAACTATGGCCACACCTACGGCCACGCTGTGGAGCACCACGAGAACTACCGCTGGCGCCACGGCAATGCCGTAGCCGTGGGCATGATGTTCGAGGCCGAGCTTGCCAAGGCAGCTGGCTTGCTCGATGACGCTGCGGTGGAGCGCCACCGGGAGATCCTTAAATCCATTGGTCTGCCAACCTCCTACGATGGGGCAGACCTGGATACGCTGCTGGTCGCCATGGGCCGGGACAAGAAGAACAAGGCCGGCGTGATTCGCTTCGTGGTGCTGGAGTCCGTCGGGCATCCCACGAGGTTGGAGGGACCTAGCCGGGAGCTCCTTGACGCGGCGTACCAGGCTACGGCTACCGCATAA
- a CDS encoding shikimate kinase — MKPRVVLVGLPGSGKTTIGKRLSNALSVGLVDTDQVLEQRFSKPCGDLLTEVGEPEFRRLEAEAVAEALQTNGVVSLGGGAVTTESTRELLQDQWVVYLNVSIDEGVRRTSRSDARPLLRVKDPRQKYQELFEQRSEWYEEVSNFMVHCDGKEPQRVVADILMFLEDMAAEEGDSNYDS, encoded by the coding sequence ATGAAACCACGGGTTGTCTTGGTCGGTCTGCCGGGAAGCGGCAAGACCACGATTGGTAAGCGGTTGTCCAATGCCCTCAGCGTGGGGTTGGTGGACACTGATCAGGTGCTGGAACAGCGGTTCTCTAAGCCGTGTGGCGATCTGCTCACCGAGGTTGGGGAACCGGAGTTTCGCCGCCTCGAAGCCGAAGCCGTAGCCGAGGCCCTGCAGACCAACGGTGTGGTCTCGCTGGGCGGGGGAGCGGTCACCACTGAATCCACCCGGGAGCTGCTGCAGGATCAGTGGGTGGTGTACCTCAACGTCTCCATCGACGAGGGCGTGCGCCGCACTTCCCGTAGTGATGCCCGCCCGCTGCTGCGCGTCAAGGACCCTCGGCAGAAATATCAGGAGCTCTTCGAGCAGCGCTCGGAGTGGTACGAGGAGGTCTCCAACTTCATGGTGCATTGCGATGGCAAAGAGCCGCAGCGCGTTGTGGCAGACATCCTCATGTTCCTCGAAGACATGGCCGCCGAGGAGGGCGACAGCAACTATGACAGCTAA
- the aroC gene encoding chorismate synthase, producing MLGMLRWTTAGESHGQALISVVENLPAGLSVTREDVSYQLARRRLGYGRGARMKFEADEVTFIGGVRHGKTLGSPVAVMIGNTEWPKWTTIMSADPIDLSDEEVAKEMASGRGAKLTRPRPGHADFSGMVKYDHEEARPILERSSARETAARVAAGTFARAVLREVLGVEVFSHVISIGQSAPYQGPVPSFNDLTAIDESPVRAFDKAAEEDMIEQIKAAKKSGDTLGGIVEVVVKGLPIGLGSHVSGDERLDSQLAAAVMGIQAIKGVEIGDGFEEARRRGSEAHDEMEANPEGGVTRATNRAGGIEGGMTNGETLIVRAAMKPISTVPRALKTVDMATGDAATGIHQRSDVVAVPAAGVVAETMVALVLARAVLKKFGGDSLEETRRNYQAYLDYCTEKLGWPGDSQGEQEK from the coding sequence ATGTTGGGCATGCTTCGATGGACTACTGCCGGTGAATCGCACGGCCAAGCCCTCATCTCCGTTGTCGAGAACCTGCCCGCTGGGCTCAGCGTGACGCGCGAGGATGTCTCGTATCAGCTGGCGCGGCGTCGCCTGGGATACGGCCGCGGTGCTCGGATGAAGTTCGAGGCGGATGAGGTGACGTTCATCGGCGGCGTGCGCCACGGCAAGACCCTTGGCAGCCCAGTGGCCGTGATGATTGGCAACACGGAGTGGCCGAAGTGGACCACGATCATGTCTGCCGATCCCATCGACCTCAGCGATGAAGAGGTGGCCAAGGAGATGGCCTCCGGGCGCGGCGCGAAGCTGACCCGCCCGCGCCCCGGCCACGCCGACTTCTCCGGCATGGTGAAGTACGACCACGAGGAAGCCCGCCCGATCCTGGAGCGCTCCTCTGCCCGCGAAACCGCCGCGCGCGTGGCGGCTGGTACGTTCGCCCGCGCTGTGTTGCGCGAGGTCCTGGGCGTGGAGGTGTTCTCCCACGTCATCTCCATCGGCCAGTCCGCGCCGTACCAGGGACCAGTGCCGTCCTTCAACGATCTGACTGCCATCGATGAGTCCCCCGTGCGCGCCTTCGACAAGGCTGCGGAGGAGGACATGATCGAGCAGATCAAGGCGGCGAAGAAGTCTGGCGATACCCTCGGCGGAATCGTCGAGGTGGTGGTGAAGGGGCTGCCCATCGGTCTGGGGTCGCACGTTTCCGGTGACGAGCGCCTAGACTCGCAGCTCGCCGCGGCGGTCATGGGTATCCAGGCCATCAAGGGCGTGGAGATCGGCGATGGCTTCGAGGAAGCCCGCCGCCGCGGCTCCGAGGCGCACGACGAGATGGAGGCGAACCCCGAGGGTGGCGTGACCCGCGCGACCAACCGCGCCGGTGGTATCGAGGGCGGGATGACGAACGGGGAGACCCTCATCGTCCGCGCCGCGATGAAGCCGATCAGCACCGTTCCACGTGCGCTCAAGACAGTCGATATGGCCACGGGTGATGCCGCCACCGGCATCCACCAGCGCTCCGACGTGGTCGCCGTGCCCGCCGCTGGCGTGGTGGCCGAGACGATGGTCGCACTCGTGCTGGCCCGCGCCGTGCTCAAGAAGTTCGGCGGCGACAGCCTCGAGGAGACCCGCCGGAACTACCAGGCCTACCTGGACTACTGCACCGAGAAGCTGGGCTGGCCCGGGGACTCCCAGGGGGAGCAGGAGAAGTAG
- a CDS encoding shikimate dehydrogenase, whose translation MTELSSHADVLTAEEFAHLSGPRCAVLGQPIEHSLSPVLHTAGYEALGLDFTYARIEAGQARDVRHLLEAADSNVRGFSVTMPIKSDALELADLATTRAHEIGAANTLVPTEDGKWLADNTDVDGVTACLESVRKQGVELDGTQAVVVGNGGTARPAVAALAAAGCTHVTVLARSERALNLQALVESFGMEFSWHRFDEPGLAASTRSASVVISTVPAHAAENLCEDLCHARAIIDVIYDPYPTPLLTAARDAGIPHADGLRMLAGQAEEQFRLFTGHEVPSGLMLATVLQAKAEAH comes from the coding sequence GTGACTGAACTTTCGTCTCACGCCGACGTTCTGACCGCTGAGGAGTTCGCCCACCTTTCCGGCCCCCGGTGCGCCGTGCTCGGTCAGCCCATCGAACATTCGCTGTCGCCGGTGCTGCACACCGCGGGTTACGAAGCCCTCGGGCTGGACTTCACCTACGCCCGCATTGAAGCTGGCCAGGCGCGCGATGTCCGCCACCTCCTCGAGGCTGCAGACAGCAACGTCCGTGGCTTCTCCGTGACCATGCCCATCAAGTCCGATGCCCTCGAGCTGGCAGACCTCGCTACCACCCGCGCTCACGAAATCGGTGCGGCTAACACGCTGGTTCCCACCGAGGACGGGAAGTGGCTCGCGGACAACACGGACGTTGATGGCGTGACAGCTTGCCTGGAGTCCGTGCGCAAGCAGGGCGTGGAGCTCGACGGTACGCAGGCCGTGGTGGTCGGTAATGGTGGTACCGCCCGCCCCGCCGTCGCAGCGCTGGCCGCTGCGGGTTGCACACACGTGACGGTCCTCGCCCGTTCCGAGCGGGCGCTGAACCTGCAGGCGCTCGTGGAATCTTTCGGCATGGAGTTTTCGTGGCACCGCTTCGACGAGCCTGGCCTGGCCGCCAGCACGCGGTCGGCCTCCGTGGTGATCTCCACGGTCCCGGCCCACGCCGCGGAGAACTTGTGCGAGGATCTGTGCCACGCCCGTGCGATTATCGACGTGATCTACGATCCGTATCCCACCCCGTTGCTCACAGCCGCCCGGGACGCTGGCATTCCACACGCCGATGGTCTACGCATGCTCGCAGGCCAGGCTGAAGAGCAGTTCCGGCTGTTCACCGGCCACGAGGTCCCTTCTGGCCTCATGCTCGCCACCGTGTTGCAGGCCAAGGCGGAGGCCCATTAG